The following proteins come from a genomic window of Chlamydiales bacterium:
- the ffh gene encoding signal recognition particle protein encodes MFGSLTDKFTGIFSKLVGQKRLNEENLSNAVREVRLALLEADVNYSVAKNFVKRIKEKVIGEEVIKSVSPGQQFVKLIHDELVLLMGGGEASLAFDSKLTVLMLCGLQGTGKTTHAAKLAFLFSKPEYKKKPLLVACDLQRPAAIEQIQILGSEIGVPVFSIEGEKNPVVVAKKALVMAREQGYDCLIIDTAGRLHIDSSLMKELKEIKTAVNPHEVLFIANAATGQDAVDHADVFNKELSITGTILTMLDGDARAGAAISIQAITGKPLKFEGIGEKLEDIQLFNAKSMADRILGMGDTINFVKKAKEHISDREAEELEKKMRKASFTYEDYLKQIQSVKKMGSLKGLLKMMPRLPFSDFEQSEKEFFKIEAIIFSMTIRERQEKDQLTMSRMKRIAKGSASTIQEINKLKKSFKRSKQLFKSTSNKKMLEKIGGMQWH; translated from the coding sequence ATGTTTGGATCTTTAACTGATAAATTCACCGGTATTTTTTCAAAACTTGTGGGTCAGAAACGACTCAATGAGGAAAATTTATCTAATGCGGTAAGAGAAGTCCGTTTAGCACTTTTAGAGGCTGATGTAAACTATAGTGTTGCTAAAAACTTTGTGAAACGCATTAAAGAGAAAGTCATTGGTGAAGAGGTGATTAAATCGGTTTCACCCGGCCAGCAGTTTGTTAAATTGATTCATGATGAACTTGTTTTACTTATGGGTGGCGGAGAAGCTTCTTTAGCATTTGATTCAAAACTAACTGTTTTAATGCTTTGTGGTCTTCAGGGAACAGGTAAAACCACACATGCTGCTAAACTAGCTTTCCTATTTTCAAAGCCAGAGTATAAAAAGAAACCTCTTCTTGTTGCCTGTGATTTACAACGCCCAGCAGCTATTGAGCAGATTCAGATTCTTGGTAGTGAAATTGGTGTTCCTGTTTTTTCAATTGAGGGAGAAAAAAACCCTGTTGTAGTCGCTAAAAAGGCTCTTGTTATGGCAAGAGAACAAGGATATGATTGTCTGATTATTGACACAGCTGGACGGCTCCATATTGATAGCTCGTTAATGAAAGAGCTTAAAGAGATCAAAACAGCAGTCAATCCACATGAAGTTTTGTTTATTGCAAATGCAGCTACAGGTCAAGATGCTGTAGATCATGCTGATGTTTTTAATAAGGAATTATCTATCACTGGGACTATTCTGACAATGTTAGATGGAGATGCCCGTGCAGGTGCAGCTATTTCTATTCAAGCAATCACAGGTAAACCTTTAAAATTCGAAGGGATTGGAGAAAAGCTCGAGGATATTCAGCTTTTCAATGCTAAATCAATGGCTGATAGGATCCTTGGTATGGGGGACACAATTAATTTCGTAAAAAAAGCAAAAGAGCATATTTCTGATAGGGAAGCAGAGGAATTAGAAAAGAAAATGCGTAAGGCTAGTTTTACCTATGAAGATTATCTTAAGCAGATACAGTCGGTTAAGAAGATGGGTTCGTTAAAAGGATTACTTAAAATGATGCCTCGCTTGCCTTTTTCTGATTTTGAACAATCAGAAAAAGAGTTTTTTAAAATTGAAGCTATCATCTTTTCAATGACAATTCGTGAGCGTCAAGAAAAAGATCAATTAACTATGAGTCGTATGAAGCGTATTGCAAAAGGAAGTGCATCAACAATTCAAGAAATTAATAAGCTCAAAAAGAGTTTTAAGAGGTCAAAGCAATTATTCAAAAGTACCTCAAATAAGAAGATGTTAGAAAAAATAGGAGGTATGCAATGGCATTAA
- the rpsP gene encoding 30S ribosomal protein S16: MALKIRLRQQGRKNFLVYRLVLSDSRSPRDGKYTEFLGWYNPHEETETKNVMIKSGRVLYWLQKGAILTDKAKNLVARGAPEVFNEMRRREEEKRIKKRQQRKVVRSQKVSPA, encoded by the coding sequence ATGGCATTAAAAATTCGATTACGTCAACAAGGAAGGAAAAATTTCCTTGTCTATCGTTTGGTATTAAGTGATTCTCGTTCTCCACGTGATGGAAAATACACTGAATTTTTAGGATGGTATAATCCTCATGAAGAAACAGAAACAAAAAATGTGATGATTAAAAGTGGACGTGTTCTCTATTGGTTACAAAAAGGAGCGATTCTCACAGACAAGGCAAAGAATCTTGTTGCACGTGGTGCTCCTGAAGTATTCAATGAAATGCGTAGAAGGGAAGAAGAAAAGCGTATAAAAAAGAGACAACAACGCAAAGTGGTTCGTAGTCAAAAAGTGAGTCCTGCCTAA
- a CDS encoding FliM/FliN family flagellar motor C-terminal domain-containing protein yields MKIEELLIDLLVIIGKCEMPIENYLALRKGDILLIDQRVEDSLIVKVSDESFFKGRPGLSETQKAVRINERIHT; encoded by the coding sequence ATGAAGATTGAAGAGCTGTTGATCGATCTGCTTGTGATCATTGGAAAATGTGAAATGCCTATTGAAAATTATCTCGCTTTGCGAAAAGGAGATATCTTGCTTATAGATCAAAGAGTTGAAGACTCTCTAATAGTTAAAGTTAGCGATGAGTCTTTCTTTAAAGGGCGACCAGGCTTAAGTGAAACACAAAAAGCGGTAAGAATTAATGAACGAATTCACACCTGA
- a CDS encoding type B 50S ribosomal protein L31 has translation MKKDIHPDYQDILFIDTSTGTKFICGSTLQPKEREIFEGKEYPLYHITVSSASHPFFTGSKQFIDTEGRVDKFLKRYSKKQELGQKQAAEQEEKKKKASEKKPVKKKKKK, from the coding sequence ATGAAAAAAGACATCCATCCAGATTATCAAGATATCCTTTTTATTGATACCTCAACAGGAACTAAGTTCATTTGTGGTTCTACTCTTCAACCTAAAGAAAGAGAGATCTTTGAAGGAAAAGAATATCCGCTTTATCACATTACGGTTTCTTCTGCTTCTCATCCATTCTTTACTGGTAGCAAACAATTTATTGATACAGAAGGGCGTGTGGATAAGTTTTTGAAGCGTTATTCAAAAAAACAAGAGTTAGGACAAAAACAAGCAGCAGAACAAGAGGAGAAAAAGAAAAAAGCCTCTGAAAAAAAACCTGTTAAAAAGAAAAAAAAGAAGTAG
- the ileS gene encoding isoleucine--tRNA ligase — protein sequence MFKEIANETFASREERILEFWKKGAIFEKSLEKSKKGPFFSFYDGPPFATGLPHYGHILAGTIKDVIPRYKTMKGYYVPRRFGWDCHGLPVENEIEKMFCLSGAPSIEKFGINRFNEECRKIVLRYTADWESKVERFGRWVDFSKTWKTMDPPFMESVWWVFKEAYQKGLIYEGFKVMPFSAKLGTPISNFEATDNYKEVDDPSIVVTLPLIDDPKTALLVWTTTPWTLISNMAATVSEDSEYVKVVHEEKFYIVAKKAVDRWFKNIKIIASFKGKELVNQRYQPLFPYFSHLKTAFHVIADDFVSMEEGTGIVHTAPAFGEVDFYACKKANIPFVCPVDNNGCFTDEIPPYQGLFVKAADHKIIHALKASGRLFYRGTIRHRYPFCWRSDTPLIYKAITTWFLNVEKIKNQLLTANKSTHWVPNHLQEGRFQHWLEGARDWAISRNRYWGTPIPIWRSEDGEIHVIGSISELEKLTGEKVHDLHRHYIDGLTFEKNGKIFKRIFEVFDCWFESGSMPYAQNHYPFDNKRETETAFPADFIAEGVDQTRAWFYTLLVIGVALFDTSPYKNVIANGILLAEDGNKMSKRLKNYPEPDLVIHKYGADAVRLYLLNSPAVKADDLRFSERGVEVVLRQVLIPLWHAHAFFITYAKIYAWSPNISGFKPEMIIDQWIIAQLNKLIFDVQYGMDLYDLSLAVEPFVHFIHLLTNWYIRRSRRRFWSDEKKSDQNQAFHTLYCVLVELCKIAAPFIPFLSEAIYRNIRTDSMPDSVHLCDYPNYDCEARKPELEAGMDILQTVVSLGHSLRKEHKLKVRQPLLSAHVVCNQEKLLQFLQREEYLITEELNVKKVYFYRENQDFIRLSVKPNFRVLGKKIGKHMKAAQLLIQKLEQEKIHALLNGEAINFTFGDESFLITAEDVEIVQEVRQGWVAMNSGNVTIVLDIGLTQELILEGIARELINKINTMRREANFAVTDRICVRMKSSEKIQQALVIHKNHICSEVLAIEMTCDSCLDGTHWDINGESTEISIKRASSS from the coding sequence ATGTTTAAAGAGATCGCAAATGAAACATTTGCTTCAAGAGAAGAGCGTATTCTAGAATTTTGGAAAAAAGGAGCTATCTTTGAAAAGTCTCTTGAAAAATCTAAAAAAGGGCCTTTTTTTTCATTTTATGACGGTCCACCATTTGCTACAGGGTTACCTCACTATGGCCATATTCTTGCAGGAACCATTAAAGATGTGATTCCTCGTTATAAAACCATGAAGGGCTATTATGTCCCTCGTCGTTTTGGGTGGGATTGTCATGGATTGCCTGTAGAAAATGAAATTGAAAAAATGTTCTGTCTATCAGGAGCTCCTTCGATTGAAAAATTTGGAATTAATAGATTCAATGAAGAGTGTCGTAAGATTGTTTTACGTTATACTGCAGACTGGGAATCAAAAGTTGAGCGATTTGGGCGTTGGGTAGATTTTTCTAAAACATGGAAGACAATGGATCCTCCATTCATGGAGAGTGTTTGGTGGGTATTTAAAGAAGCTTACCAAAAAGGTTTGATTTATGAAGGTTTTAAGGTCATGCCTTTTTCAGCTAAGCTTGGTACACCTATATCAAATTTTGAAGCAACTGATAACTATAAAGAAGTAGATGACCCTTCTATTGTTGTTACTTTGCCACTGATTGATGATCCTAAAACTGCTCTTCTGGTATGGACAACAACTCCATGGACACTAATCTCAAACATGGCTGCTACTGTATCTGAAGATAGTGAATATGTAAAAGTCGTTCATGAAGAAAAATTCTATATCGTTGCTAAAAAAGCTGTCGATAGATGGTTTAAGAATATCAAAATTATTGCCTCTTTTAAGGGAAAAGAATTAGTCAATCAGCGTTATCAACCCCTTTTTCCCTATTTTTCTCATTTAAAAACAGCATTTCATGTGATTGCGGATGATTTTGTTTCTATGGAAGAAGGAACAGGGATTGTCCATACAGCTCCTGCTTTTGGAGAAGTTGATTTCTATGCTTGTAAGAAAGCAAATATTCCCTTTGTTTGTCCAGTTGACAATAATGGCTGTTTTACTGATGAAATTCCTCCTTATCAGGGCTTGTTTGTTAAAGCAGCAGATCATAAAATCATTCATGCTTTGAAAGCATCTGGACGTCTTTTTTATCGTGGTACAATTCGTCACCGTTATCCTTTTTGTTGGCGATCTGATACTCCGCTTATCTATAAAGCGATTACTACTTGGTTTCTTAATGTTGAGAAAATTAAAAATCAATTACTTACTGCAAATAAAAGCACCCATTGGGTACCAAATCACCTCCAAGAAGGAAGATTTCAACATTGGCTTGAAGGAGCACGTGACTGGGCTATTAGTCGCAATCGCTACTGGGGAACTCCAATTCCAATTTGGAGAAGTGAAGATGGAGAGATTCATGTAATTGGTAGTATTTCTGAACTTGAAAAATTGACTGGGGAAAAAGTTCATGATCTTCATCGTCACTATATTGATGGATTGACTTTTGAGAAAAATGGTAAAATTTTTAAGCGAATTTTTGAAGTATTTGATTGTTGGTTTGAATCAGGGTCAATGCCTTATGCTCAGAATCATTATCCATTTGATAATAAGAGAGAGACAGAAACAGCATTTCCTGCAGATTTTATTGCTGAAGGAGTGGATCAAACACGTGCCTGGTTTTATACTCTACTTGTTATCGGAGTCGCTCTTTTTGATACCTCACCTTACAAGAATGTCATTGCAAATGGTATTTTGCTTGCTGAAGATGGCAATAAAATGTCTAAACGTCTTAAAAATTATCCTGAACCCGATTTAGTTATTCATAAATATGGAGCTGATGCGGTTCGTCTCTATTTACTTAATAGTCCTGCAGTGAAAGCAGATGATTTACGTTTTTCTGAAAGAGGAGTTGAGGTTGTTTTAAGACAAGTGCTGATTCCTCTGTGGCATGCACATGCTTTTTTTATCACCTATGCTAAGATTTATGCATGGTCTCCTAATATTAGTGGTTTTAAACCAGAAATGATCATTGATCAGTGGATTATTGCACAGCTTAACAAACTCATTTTTGATGTGCAGTATGGAATGGATCTTTATGATTTGAGTTTAGCTGTTGAGCCTTTTGTTCATTTTATTCATCTTTTAACCAATTGGTATATTCGTCGTAGTCGCCGTCGTTTTTGGTCTGATGAAAAAAAATCTGATCAAAATCAAGCGTTCCATACTTTGTATTGTGTTTTAGTTGAATTATGTAAAATTGCAGCACCTTTTATTCCTTTTTTGAGTGAAGCTATATATAGAAATATTCGTACTGATAGTATGCCAGATTCAGTCCACTTATGTGACTATCCCAATTATGATTGTGAGGCTAGAAAACCTGAGTTAGAAGCCGGAATGGATATTCTTCAGACAGTAGTAAGTTTAGGACATTCTTTAAGGAAAGAACATAAATTGAAAGTACGTCAACCTCTTCTATCTGCTCATGTTGTATGTAATCAAGAGAAACTACTGCAATTTCTTCAAAGAGAGGAGTATTTGATTACTGAAGAGCTTAATGTAAAAAAAGTTTATTTCTATAGGGAAAATCAAGATTTCATCAGACTTTCTGTTAAACCAAATTTCCGTGTTCTTGGAAAAAAAATTGGAAAACATATGAAAGCAGCTCAGCTTTTAATTCAAAAACTTGAACAAGAAAAAATCCATGCTCTTTTAAATGGGGAAGCTATCAACTTTACATTTGGTGATGAATCTTTTTTAATTACAGCTGAAGATGTGGAAATTGTTCAAGAGGTGCGTCAAGGATGGGTCGCCATGAATTCGGGGAATGTCACGATAGTACTTGATATTGGGCTTACCCAAGAATTAATCCTCGAAGGAATCGCTCGTGAATTGATTAATAAAATCAATACAATGCGACGCGAGGCAAATTTTGCTGTAACCGATCGTATTTGTGTTCGAATGAAGTCTTCAGAAAAAATCCAACAAGCTCTTGTTATTCACAAAAATCATATTTGTAGTGAAGTATTGGCTATTGAAATGACTTGTGATAGTTGTCTCGACGGCACTCATTGGGACATTAATGGAGAATCTACTGAAATTTCTATCAAAAGAGCATCAAGCTCTTGA
- the prmC gene encoding peptide chain release factor N(5)-glutamine methyltransferase, with translation MKTLLEVIQYAEFFLRHRGIDNSRREAEYLLADLLGLPLIDLYLEFENPIREIEIKKILSAVIRRGNHEPSAYILGKVSFCDITIKVNSNVLIPRQETEILVNKIIEKLKKYDLTGKTLWDMCCGSGCIGHALKKKFPLLNVVLSDLSEKALDVARQNGGDVSFRQGNLFDPFRGEVCDFFVCNPPYVDEHEYEELSLEVKTEPKMALVGGLSFYKAISRSLFDFLKPGGMAWLEIGTGQGDSVKKLFNNQGKVENDWAGHNRFFSLERD, from the coding sequence TTGAAGACGCTTCTTGAGGTCATTCAATATGCAGAGTTTTTTTTAAGACATAGAGGAATAGATAATTCTCGTCGAGAAGCTGAATATCTTCTGGCAGATCTTTTAGGATTACCACTGATTGATCTTTATTTAGAATTTGAAAATCCTATTCGGGAAATTGAAATCAAAAAAATCTTGAGTGCTGTTATTCGCCGAGGGAATCATGAACCATCTGCTTATATCCTTGGTAAGGTCTCTTTTTGTGACATTACGATTAAAGTCAATTCTAATGTACTTATTCCACGTCAGGAAACGGAAATTTTAGTAAATAAAATTATTGAAAAACTTAAAAAATACGATCTTACAGGGAAGACTTTATGGGATATGTGCTGCGGATCGGGTTGTATTGGCCACGCTTTAAAAAAGAAGTTTCCTCTTTTAAATGTTGTTTTATCCGATCTATCTGAAAAGGCTCTTGATGTTGCACGTCAAAACGGAGGGGATGTCTCCTTTAGACAGGGAAACTTATTTGATCCCTTTAGAGGAGAGGTGTGTGATTTTTTTGTATGTAATCCTCCATATGTTGATGAACATGAATATGAAGAGCTATCACTAGAGGTAAAAACTGAACCTAAGATGGCTCTTGTTGGAGGATTATCTTTTTATAAAGCGATTTCTAGATCTCTTTTTGATTTCCTTAAGCCAGGTGGAATGGCATGGTTAGAAATAGGAACTGGTCAAGGAGATAGCGTTAAAAAACTATTTAATAATCAAGGAAAGGTTGAAAATGATTGGGCAGGACATAACCGTTTCTTTTCCCTTGAAAGAGATTAA
- the prfA gene encoding peptide chain release factor 1 — MEKKISESLERLSKIEDKLSDPEVFNNSKIYRELTQEYSYLLNIKNTVDEIATLTKTLEENREFYDLEQDEEMRTLLKEEIQQFEIRINSLNIKLENLLVPPDPDDDRSIILELRAGTGGDEAALFVGNCVRMYHLYAEDKGWHYESLGCAPSELGGYKEYIMVISGTKTKRCLQYEAGTHRVQRVPDTESQGRVHTSAITIAVMLEPTKEEEFKIEEKDLRIDTYRASGSGGQHVNTTDSAVRITHLPTGMVAYCQDERSQHKNKDKALRLLIAKLADAKKQQRLDEESSLRASQVGSGDRSERIRTYNFPQNRVTDHRINLTLYNLDRVMEGELDMLTIPLIKYYYHQRLLS, encoded by the coding sequence TTGGAGAAAAAAATTTCTGAAAGTTTAGAACGTTTATCTAAGATAGAAGATAAGCTGTCGGATCCTGAAGTTTTTAACAATTCTAAAATTTATCGTGAACTCACTCAAGAGTATTCCTATCTCTTAAATATTAAAAATACTGTTGATGAGATTGCTACATTAACGAAAACTCTAGAGGAAAATAGAGAGTTCTATGATCTTGAACAAGACGAAGAGATGCGCACTCTTTTAAAAGAGGAGATTCAGCAATTTGAAATTCGCATCAATTCTCTGAATATTAAGCTTGAAAATCTTTTAGTTCCTCCTGATCCTGACGATGATCGTAGTATAATACTAGAGTTACGTGCAGGAACGGGAGGCGATGAGGCAGCGCTTTTTGTAGGAAACTGTGTGAGAATGTATCACTTGTATGCTGAAGATAAAGGATGGCATTATGAATCCTTAGGATGTGCTCCATCAGAATTAGGAGGGTATAAGGAATATATTATGGTGATATCGGGTACTAAAACAAAACGATGTCTCCAATATGAAGCTGGTACTCATCGAGTGCAGCGTGTTCCTGATACAGAATCCCAAGGACGTGTTCATACTTCTGCAATTACTATTGCTGTTATGCTAGAACCAACGAAAGAAGAAGAGTTTAAAATAGAAGAGAAAGATCTTCGTATTGATACTTATCGTGCATCTGGGAGTGGTGGACAACATGTGAATACAACTGATTCTGCTGTGCGAATTACTCATCTTCCAACAGGGATGGTTGCCTATTGCCAAGATGAGCGCAGTCAGCACAAAAATAAAGACAAAGCTCTTCGTTTACTCATTGCAAAACTAGCTGATGCAAAAAAACAACAACGTCTCGATGAAGAGAGTTCTTTGCGTGCATCCCAAGTAGGAAGTGGGGATCGTTCTGAGAGAATTCGTACTTATAATTTTCCTCAAAATCGTGTCACTGATCATCGTATCAATCTTACACTCTATAATCTAGATAGAGTCATGGAAGGAGAACTGGATATGCTGACTATACCGCTTATCAAGTACTATTATCATCAAAGGCTTTTATCTTGA
- a CDS encoding FliM/FliN family flagellar motor switch protein: MNEFTPDEIEGIVKAISEKPPKEGDKIPLLSPGNYGAISKVIFNPIDGEKIAPLSFLSDREKAHFDKLKVNIEVVFGRKKISLKELAAIEEGSLLPLDDLCDDLVEIHINGIQIGRGEVVAVDGQFGVKIVNFIGQL, encoded by the coding sequence ATGAACGAATTCACACCTGATGAGATTGAAGGAATTGTCAAAGCCATCTCTGAAAAACCTCCGAAAGAGGGAGATAAAATTCCCCTACTCTCTCCAGGGAACTACGGTGCTATATCTAAAGTTATCTTTAATCCAATTGATGGAGAAAAGATAGCTCCTCTTTCTTTCTTATCAGACCGGGAAAAGGCGCATTTTGATAAACTCAAGGTTAATATTGAGGTAGTATTTGGTAGAAAAAAAATCTCTCTTAAAGAGCTAGCAGCTATCGAAGAAGGCTCTCTACTTCCTTTGGATGACTTATGCGATGATCTTGTTGAAATTCACATCAATGGGATCCAAATTGGACGAGGAGAAGTCGTAGCTGTAGATGGACAATTTGGAGTAAAAATTGTGAATTTTATTGGACAATTGTAA
- the lepB gene encoding signal peptidase I: MFLRKCRRILCNGFCLFKKKGHSLTTQEYSAFEKDLRALDSAILNKKRKEANKLALQITKFIKIHFPKSLFEKIKEIVAALGFAIIVAFLIRQFWFELYEVPTGSMRPTIEELDRMIVSKTTFGLKIPFLQRSLFYSNDLIKRAGIIVFTVAGMNLPDSNMRYFYLFPGKKRYVKRAMSKPGDTVYFYGGYLYGIDKNGEPITELSDPLFLKRYGIDLIDHLPYITFDGKMSVSQPIYPNIYESVEIKQMNQSIGKMSLKPTGKIEGYFYDGKKWVLDRPEALTSPHDTPVSYSEMWGIRNYAMARLLTKEQAKAFYEQFSHDPETILYLELKHTPNFAYPKPEMRQDELGRIHPMVTPMTALIPLYQTHLDAIQKALFTARFYVKSGHAYRYHEQKNIRQPLEFDPKFPNVPDGLYEFYYGLGYKIHKGGIRTALPSNHPLYNQDPDTIRKLFNLGIGFNMIFEPVASQQPYNPQRFAFYRDGDLYLMGMPVFKKHDPVLMRFVTSEQEKEEASLCESPYIAFIDRGPPIKDGVIDRKFIETFGLKIPDHHLLALGDNYAMSADSRDFGFVPTEKLRGAPLFTFWPPGKRIGLLPQPYYDLFTIPKMVILFFIIIGSFYYIFYIRKTNKRSLFDKKD, translated from the coding sequence ATGTTTTTACGAAAATGTCGTCGAATTTTATGTAATGGATTTTGTCTTTTTAAAAAAAAAGGCCATTCTCTTACTACACAGGAATACTCTGCATTTGAAAAGGATCTACGTGCTCTAGATTCGGCTATCTTAAATAAGAAAAGAAAAGAAGCAAATAAACTTGCATTACAAATAACAAAGTTCATTAAAATCCATTTTCCTAAATCTTTATTCGAAAAAATCAAAGAAATCGTAGCTGCTCTTGGCTTTGCAATTATCGTCGCTTTTTTAATTCGTCAATTTTGGTTTGAGTTGTATGAAGTCCCTACTGGATCGATGCGTCCAACTATTGAAGAACTAGATCGGATGATTGTTTCAAAAACTACATTTGGATTGAAAATTCCATTCTTACAACGCTCACTTTTTTACTCTAATGATCTCATCAAAAGAGCTGGAATCATCGTTTTTACTGTTGCTGGTATGAATCTTCCTGATAGCAACATGCGCTATTTTTACCTCTTTCCGGGGAAAAAAAGATATGTGAAGCGCGCTATGAGCAAACCTGGGGATACAGTATATTTTTATGGAGGATATCTTTATGGAATTGATAAAAATGGTGAGCCAATTACTGAATTATCAGATCCTCTATTTTTAAAGAGATATGGCATCGATTTGATCGATCATCTCCCCTATATTACTTTTGATGGAAAAATGTCTGTGAGTCAACCAATTTATCCTAATATCTATGAATCTGTTGAAATTAAACAAATGAATCAATCTATTGGAAAAATGTCACTCAAACCAACAGGGAAAATTGAAGGGTATTTTTATGATGGAAAAAAATGGGTTTTAGATAGACCCGAAGCATTAACTTCTCCTCATGATACACCTGTCAGCTATAGTGAAATGTGGGGCATTCGTAATTATGCCATGGCTCGTCTTTTGACTAAAGAACAAGCAAAAGCATTTTATGAACAATTTTCCCATGATCCGGAAACAATCCTTTATTTAGAGCTTAAGCATACACCTAACTTCGCCTACCCTAAACCTGAAATGAGACAAGATGAATTGGGACGCATCCATCCAATGGTTACTCCTATGACAGCTTTAATTCCTTTATACCAAACTCATCTTGATGCTATTCAAAAAGCTTTGTTCACAGCACGTTTTTATGTTAAAAGCGGTCATGCTTATCGTTACCATGAACAAAAAAACATTCGACAACCTCTTGAATTTGATCCTAAATTTCCGAATGTGCCAGACGGTCTTTACGAATTTTATTATGGATTAGGCTACAAAATTCATAAAGGAGGAATTCGAACAGCTCTTCCTTCTAACCACCCTTTATATAATCAAGATCCTGATACTATACGAAAGCTTTTTAACCTAGGCATTGGATTTAATATGATTTTTGAACCAGTAGCTTCACAACAACCTTATAATCCACAAAGATTTGCTTTTTATCGAGATGGTGATCTCTATTTAATGGGGATGCCCGTCTTTAAAAAACATGATCCTGTCTTGATGCGTTTTGTAACCAGCGAACAAGAAAAAGAAGAAGCCTCACTATGTGAATCTCCTTACATTGCATTCATTGATCGTGGTCCGCCAATAAAAGATGGAGTGATTGACAGAAAATTTATTGAAACATTTGGTTTAAAAATACCTGATCATCATTTACTAGCACTAGGAGATAACTATGCAATGAGCGCAGATAGCCGTGATTTTGGATTTGTTCCTACTGAAAAATTAAGAGGAGCTCCACTATTTACATTTTGGCCACCTGGAAAACGTATTGGTTTACTTCCACAACCTTATTACGATTTATTTACTATCCCCAAAATGGTTATCTTATTTTTTATTATTATTGGTTCTTTCTACTACATCTTTTACATAAGAAAAACAAATAAAAGATCTTTGTTTGATAAAAAAGATTGA
- the trmD gene encoding tRNA (guanosine(37)-N1)-methyltransferase TrmD yields the protein MDVEIISLFRKYFLGPFNESILKRARERKFLNIRYTQLRDFAFDKHHRVDDRPYGGGPGMVLKAEPASRAIRHVRREDSYVIYLSPQGKTLNASKCRQLAEKSHLILLCGHYEGIDERIIVKEVDEEISIGDYVLTNGALAAIVLLDAVSRFIPGVLGNKEAAKEDSFEKGIFDCPHYTRPEVFEGLTVPKVLLTGNHMEIAAKRKEWAIAKTKSIRPDLFEG from the coding sequence ATGGATGTTGAGATTATCTCTCTCTTTCGGAAGTATTTTTTAGGGCCTTTTAATGAAAGTATTTTGAAAAGGGCTAGAGAAAGAAAGTTTCTAAATATTCGCTATACCCAATTACGAGATTTTGCTTTTGATAAGCATCATAGAGTTGACGATCGTCCCTATGGAGGAGGACCTGGAATGGTTTTAAAGGCTGAGCCAGCGAGTCGTGCTATTCGTCATGTTAGGAGGGAAGATTCATATGTTATTTATCTTTCCCCTCAAGGAAAGACTCTGAATGCATCAAAATGCCGCCAACTTGCAGAAAAATCTCACTTAATTTTGCTTTGTGGTCATTATGAAGGGATAGATGAAAGGATAATAGTTAAGGAAGTTGATGAAGAGATTAGCATTGGCGATTATGTGCTGACTAATGGGGCACTTGCAGCCATTGTATTGCTTGATGCAGTTTCTCGATTTATTCCTGGTGTTTTAGGAAATAAAGAGGCAGCTAAGGAAGACTCTTTTGAAAAAGGCATTTTCGATTGTCCGCATTACACAAGGCCGGAGGTTTTTGAAGGATTAACAGTGCCAAAGGTTCTTTTGACGGGGAATCACATGGAGATTGCTGCCAAGAGGAAAGAATGGGCTATTGCTAAAACAAAAAGTATTCGTCCAGATCTTTTTGAAGGATGA